In the Verrucomicrobiota bacterium genome, TTGCTTCAAAAGATTCCGCTCCGATTTGCTTCAGAAGCGAGCCCTTGTTTCGCTCGATCAAGGCAGATGCGGTTTCTGAAGATTTGTAGAATAAGGAAACATCACGTTTATTGCCTAGATTGAACTCGGCTTTGAGTGCCCGCGTTTTGGAAATGAGTTCCTCCAATTTGTCCACCTGGCCGGCCGCTTCTTTGTCCAGGTGAAGTGCACCTGCGGCAAACAGTTTACCCAGCTCCTCGGATGTTTCGATTTGGTTTTCCTGGAGCAGCTTGTCGTTTTGTGCGTAACCCAACTGACTCCATAATTCTTCGGTGATAAAGGGAGTCAGGGGTTCGAGCATCAACAACAGTTGGCGTATAATCAGATCCTGAATCCCTAGGACGTTTTGCTTCAGGTCCTCCTGAGAAAGCTTGGACTTGGAGACCTCGACATAGGTATCGCAAAAATCACTCCAGAAAAATTCATAGAGAATATGAGTGACCTGATTGCATTCGAAGAGGCGATAGCTATCCGCCAACTTTTGGTTGGTTTCGAGCAATCGACTCAAGATCCAATGATCATAATCATCAAATAAATCTCCGTTGATTCGATTCAAAATAACTTCAATGGACGAGTTGTCGAAACTCGCTCCGCTCATCTGACGGAAGCGGCAAGCGTTCCAAAGTTTGTTGCAAAAGTTTCGGCCGATTTCGATGCGTTCTTCGCTAAAAAGGATATCCTGACCACTCGGTGCTATATTGATTATCCCGAAACGGACTCCATCTGCTCCGTATTTTGCGATAAGATCGAGCGGGTCTGGGGAATTCCCCAAGGACTTGGACATCTTACGTCCTTTTTCGTCGCGGATGAGGCCTGTTATGTAGACATCCTTGAACGGAATGCGGGCGCGGAGCTCCTCTTCGGTGAGGGATTTTTTTTCATCACCCATGAATTCGAGGCCAGCCATGATCATACGGGCCACCCAGAGAAAGATGATGTCAAATCCCGTTGCGAGCACGCTGGTTGGGTAGAAAAACTCCAGGTCCTTCTTTGTGTCCTCGGAATCGCCGGGCCAGCCAAGTGTAGCGAACGGCCATAGCCAGGACGATGCCCAAGTATCCAGGACGTCTTCCTCCTGCTCCCAGTTTTCGGGATCGGAAGGTCCATCCACAGAGACGTGGATGTGATCCGGGTTATCGAGGTCGACCTCAGATCGGTCGATACCTTTCTTGTACCAAACGGGGATACGGTGTCCCCACCAGAGTTGTCGGCTGAGGCACCAGTCGATGTTGTTTTCCTGGCCATGGTTTAGCCAATGAAGGTAAACATTCTCCCAGCGTTTGGGATGGAAATTTATGATACCCGATTCAACGACCCGTTTTGCTTCATCCACCTTCGGGTAGCGCAGCCACCATTGT is a window encoding:
- a CDS encoding valine--tRNA ligase; this translates as MAEISKAYDPSSVESKWYETWERTGAFKGKRDDSREPFAIMIPPPNVTGMLHMGHILNNTLQDMLIRRARLEGKAALWQPGTDHAGIATQTKVEKEIRKAGLHRRDLGREKFVDKVWEWKETHGSIILNQLRKLGASCDWDRTAFTLDEGYQRAVLTAFVKLYQRGYIYRGLRMSNWCPVSLTALSNEEVIMKPQKSKLWKMRYELVNPSTKADGSPLTHLEISTTRPETIMGDTAVAVNPEDERYQHLIGTFVYRPFPKTPIPIVADAAVDKTFGTGCLKVTPAHDQVDFDIGKRHNLEVIDVLNPDATLNELAGEPFVGLDRFAARKLAVKMLDEQGLLVSEEEYDNNVGFSERADVPVEPRLTEQWWLRYPKVDEAKRVVESGIINFHPKRWENVYLHWLNHGQENNIDWCLSRQLWWGHRIPVWYKKGIDRSEVDLDNPDHIHVSVDGPSDPENWEQEEDVLDTWASSWLWPFATLGWPGDSEDTKKDLEFFYPTSVLATGFDIIFLWVARMIMAGLEFMGDEKKSLTEEELRARIPFKDVYITGLIRDEKGRKMSKSLGNSPDPLDLIAKYGADGVRFGIINIAPSGQDILFSEERIEIGRNFCNKLWNACRFRQMSGASFDNSSIEVILNRINGDLFDDYDHWILSRLLETNQKLADSYRLFECNQVTHILYEFFWSDFCDTYVEVSKSKLSQEDLKQNVLGIQDLIIRQLLLMLEPLTPFITEELWSQLGYAQNDKLLQENQIETSEELGKLFAAGALHLDKEAAGQVDKLEELISKTRALKAEFNLGNKRDVSLFYKSSETASALIERNKGSLLKQIGAESFEASSEDKDLPASVSELGTVYLDLTSSVDPEAEKERLQKEIQKIDKAIMAGESKLKNEKFMSNAPANIVEGARAQLAESVAKKEELTNLLVRLG